The nucleotide sequence AATAAAAGCTGTTGGTAAATGTTCTTTGTTTTTATTATCAATATAATGAGTATGCCAGTTATTCATCCAAGCACCACCTCTTTTACTTTTTCTTGATTCTAAATCTAAATAAATTCTACCAGTAATTTTTCCATCTTCTTTTAGATTATAAACTTTTACTTTTTCATCCCAAGATTTTGTTTTATCAGTAATATCAACAAATTCAACTTTAAATACTTCATTTAAAAAAGAGAAAAAACCTTCTAAAACTGATTTTTGTTCTAAATAAGGTCTATAAAACTCTTGGTCTAAATCATATTTTGCTTTTTTTAATTTCTCACTATAATAGCTCAAATCAAAGCTTTTAATATCATCAATACCATCTTCTTTTGCAAGTTTTGCAACCTCTTCAAGCTCTTCTTTTGCCTTTTGCTTACCTTTTTGTCCTAATTCTTCTAAAAATGAGATTACTTCATCTTCACTTTTTGCCATTTTTCTACTTAAAGAGTATTGTGCATAGCAATCAAAACCTAAAAGTTTTACTTTTTCATCTTTTAGTTTTAGAATTTCATTAATTACATTTTCGTTTTCAGGAGCTCTAGTACAATAAGCTTTATATATCTCTTCTCTTTTTTCTCTATTTGAACCATAAGTAATATATGCCAAATAAGATGGCATTTGAAGTGTAAATTTATATTTTGTTTTATCATCTTCTTCAAATGAAGCAAGTTCAATATCTGATTTAGGCAACTCTTTTACATCTTCATAATCATCACAAATCATTTCATAACTATTTGTTGCATCTAAAAGATTCTGAGAAAACTTTTGAGAAAGTTCACTAAGTTTTAGATTTAGCTCTTTTAGTTTATCTTTTTTATCTTTTTCTAAATGACAACCACTTAATTCAAAGTCTCTAATTTCATTTTCTAAAACTTTTTTTTGTATACCATTTAATGATATATAATACTTATCTTGTATATCTTTTAAAGATGTATAAATATAATCATTCTGAGATAACTCAGTTTCATAAATTGAGATGATTGGAAGGCACTCTTCTAAAACATTTTGAGTTAAATTTGAATTTTTAACTGAATCAATATGAAATATAGGAGTGATAAATTCATTTAGTCTCTCCCCTACTTCTTGATATGGCATTACAAAATTTTCATAAGTTTTATTTTCTATTTTTAATAACTCTTCAATTTTATTTTTACTATCTTTAATTTTTACTTCTAATATCTCTTTACTATTTTCTAAATTCTCAATATTAAAATCTTCAAACATTTTTATTCTCCTTTTTAAATTTAATTATAAAACCTCTATCAAATTTAGAGTAATCTTCATAAAAGTTATAATTTTCTATATTAAACTTCTTAAAATACTCCTCTAAAGGTCTTTTTTGATCATAACCCATTTCACATAATAAATAAGGTATATCTTTTTTATATGTTTGTTCAATTATTGCTTTTAATAATTCATCACCAATCTCTCCACCAAATAATGCATTTCTTGGCTCAAATTCAACATTTTTGGGTAACTTATAATTATTTGCAATGTATGGGGGATTTGAAATGGTCATTATAAACTCTTCATCATCAACATTTTCATATAAATCACTCTTTATAAAAGTGATTTTATCCTCAACTTTATGTCTTTTTGCATTTTTAGAAGCTAAAGTCAATGCATCATCATTTATATCAACTGCTATTATTTTTATATCTTTAATAAGTTTTGCTAACATTACAGAAATTATTCCAGAGCCTGTTCCAATTTCAATTACTTTTGGATTTGGAATATCTTTTAATATTTCAACTGCTTGTTCAACTAATAATTCAGTTTCAGGTCTAGGAATCAAAACATTTGTAGCAACTTCAAATATTTCTCCATAAAAAGAAGCTTTATTTGTCAAATACTCTAATGGATAGTCTGTTGCTCTTTTTTTTACTAATTTTTCTAGCTCTTTTTCTTTATTAAACTCTTCATTATAATTAAGATGTAGCCATATTACATTTTTCTGTAATATATGTAATATTAATATTTCTACTTCTTTATTTGGAATATGTGTAATATTCTTTAATAAACTAGAATATTTTTTAACGCACTCTTTTATAGTCAATACATTTAACCTTTTTTTATTTATTTTATTTAATATTTACTCTATTATATATAAAGCCAACTCATCTGCAAGTAAAAAATTTAAATTATATACTTTTGTTTTATCTTTTTTTAATCTATTATTCAAGATTAAATCTTCAACTTTTTCTAACTCTTTTTGAGTAAAAATAGATAATTCAACACCTGTACTACATCTAAAACCTAATAGTATTTTTTCTACTTTTATATCATCATTTGATAAATTTTCTATTTCATAATTTAATGGATCAGAGATATACTCTTCTATACTTTTTGAAGGATAGTATCTTTGTTTATTTTTATATCCAACAGCACCTGCACCAATTCCTAAATACTCTTTATGTTGCCAATATCCATAGTTATGTTTTGATTGAAATTTTTCTGCTTTTGCAAAATTTGAGATTTCATATTGGCCAAATCCACTACTTTTTATATAATCAAATATCTCATAAGATAACTCTTCGTCATCTATTTTTACTTCTGATTTATTAAAGAATTTTGTACCTTCTTCAATCGTTAAACTATATGCACTTAAGTGTGTAATTGGTAAAGAAAATGCAGTATCAAAATCATCTTTTAAACTATCGAGTGTATCTCCTTGAACACCATAAATTATATCGCAGTTAATACCATTAAAACCTATACAATTTGCATTTTGTATAGCTGTTATAGCACTTTTATTATTATGCGAACGTCCAAGTAATTTTAGCTTATTATTATCAAAACTTTGCACTCCAAAACTTACTCTATTTACTCCTAAACTCTTCATACCTTCAAGCCATTTTTTAGATGCAGAATTTGGGTTTGCTTCAGAAGTAATTTCACAATCATCTTTTAAATATGGAGTAATTAATTCAAACACTTTTTCATACTCTTCAAATTTTACAGAACTTGGAGTACCTCCTCCAATAAAAACTGTTTCAAATTTTTCATTATTATCATCTAAATATTTTAATTCAGTTTCTAACTGTTTTACTAATGCTTTCATATAGTTATGTTTAAGATGAAATTTATCAGTGTAAGAATTGAATGCACAATAGTGACATTTGCTATCACAAAAAGGAATATGTATATATAAAAGCAACTTTTAATCCTATATTAATTATAATTTTGGGCTAATTATAAGGGAAAATATATTTATGACTGATAAAAAAGAAATAATACCTAATAAAAATGGTAAAAATTACAGACCGAATGTTGCAGCAATAGTACTATCAGCAAAATATCCTGAAAAGTGTGAAGTTTTTATAGCATCACGCACAGATGTTGATAATGCTTGGCAATTTCCACAAGGTGGAATTGATGAGGGAGAAACATCAAAACAGGCTTTATTTAGGGAACTAGAAGAAGAAATAGGAACAAATAAAGTGGAGATAATTGCACAATATCCTGAATGGGTTAGTTATGATTTCCCACCTGCAATTGCAAAAAAAATGCAACCTTATGATGGACAAATACAAAAATATTATTTAGTTAAACTCAAAAAAGGTGCAAAGATTAATATTAATACTGAGATACCTGAGTTTAGTGAATATAAGTTTGTAGCAACAAAAAATATATATGACTATATTACTTTTTTTAAAAGAACTGTTTACAAACAAGTTCTTAAATATTTTAGAAAAGAGGGTTATATTTAAAAAGGTTAGAAAAGAAAATGTTAAAAGTTTTAAAATTTGGTGGAACAAGTGTTGGTACTTTAGAAAGAATACAAAATGTTGCTAACATTATAAAGAAGATAAAAGATGAGGGTCACGATGTAATTGCAGTTGTTTCTGCAATGAGTGGTGAAACAAATAAATTAATAGAGTATGCTGAGAATTTTTCTAAATCTCCAAATAGATGTGAGATGGATATGCTTTTAAGTTCAGGGGAAAGAGTAACTTCTGCACTTTTATCAATTGCATTAAACGAGCAAGGATATAATGCAATTTCAATGAGTGGTAGACAAGCTGGTATTATTACAGATGAAGCTCATACAAAAGCTAGAATTGAAGGTATTAACACATCTTCAATGAAAAATGCTATAAAAGATGGAAAAATTATTGTTGTTGCAGGTTTTCAAGGTGTAACAGAAGAAGGAAGAGTAACTACACTTGGTAGAGGTGGAAGTGATTTGACTGCTGTTGCAATTGCTGGAGCTATTGATGCAGATGTATGTGAAATCTATACAGATGTTGATGGAATCTATACAACTGACCCAAGAATTGAACCTAAAGCAAAAAAACTAGATAAAATTTCATATGATGAGATGCTAGAACTTGCTTCATTAGGTGCTAAAGTTTTACAAAATAGATCAGTAGAGATGGCAAAAAAACTAAATGTAAACCTAGTATCAAGAAGTAGTTTTACACCGGAAATTGAAGGAACATTAATCACTAAGGAAGAGAATATTATGGAAAAACCAATCGTTAGCGGTATTGCATTAGATAGAAATCAAATTAGAGTTGGGTTATATGGAATCACTGATAGACCTGGCATTGCAGCATCAATTTTTACATCATTAGCTGATGAGAATATAAATGTTGACATGATAGTTCAAACAAAAGGGACTGATGGAAAAACTAATTTAGACTTTACAATTCCAACAACAGATTTTGAAGCTTGTAAAAAAGTAATGGCTAAATTTGACAATGAAGATTCAACTAGAATTGATTATAGTGATGAAATCTGTAAAGTATCTATCGTTGGTGTTGGTATGAAATCTCATACTGGTGTTGCATCAAAAGCATTTGCAACATTAGCAAAAGAGAATATTAATATCAGAATAATATCAACAAGTGAAATTAAAATTTCAATGATTATTTTAGAAAAATATGCAGAACTAGCTGTTAGAGCTCTACATGATGTTTATAATTTGGATAAATAATAGTGCAAGAATTTTTAAATTGGACAGTAGACATAATCAGGGAAGATAAACTTTTATCTCCTTGGTTAGAAGAAAAAAAATATGAATGGACACCTTTAGTATCTAAATCAATTGTAAATATATTAGAGAAAGGTTGTTCAATTATCATCATCACAGATAAAGAAAGAGATTGGTTTTTAGAGTATATTTTTACAAATATTAACTCACCAGCTCAAAATAGACCTTTTTTACCTTTTTATGATGGAAAAGGTTTTTATAAATATCTTGATGAAGTAAAATCGGAAGAGGATATCAATTATGTGAAAGATATGCTAAATATATCTTTTCCTAATGGATACTGTTTTTGGTATATTGGTAGAAGTCAAAATGTTAGGGCTATTATTCCAAAAGTTTCAAAAAACTCATTTCTTTGGCTTTTTGATGAAGAGATGCAAGATGCATTTAATTTAAGAAGTAAAGATGAAGCTTTAGATATGAAACTTTTACAAATGTTTAGACTTTACAATAAAACATTAAGTGCTGCACTATTTGCAGAGATAAATGTAGAGAATTAATGCTAAATTTGACAGATATTAAAGTAGAAGCTTCTACTATATTAATAGTAAATAGTATAGAAGAAACACTTTCATACCTTTTATCAATTTTGCCTACACATTCATCAAGAATCATTAAAAATGAAGAAAAAGATGAGTTTTTAATAGCGCAAGCAAACGCAGCAATAAAAGAAGCATATATCGCTTCAAACAGTAAAAAATATATTATATTATGTGGGAAAACTTTTAGAAGTGAAGCACAAAACTCTTTACTAAAAGTTTTGGAAGAGCCTCCTAAAAATATTGTCTTTATTATAGTTACAACAACTAAATCAACTATACTACCAACAATATTTTCAAGAATGCCACACAAATACTTGAAAAAATCAGAAGAATCTACATCTATTGATTTAGATTTAAAAAGATTGGATTTGAAAGATATTTACTCTTTTATAAAAGAGAATCAAAAGATTTCAAAGCAAGAGAGTAAAAATATTGTTCAATCAATGCTATATAAAGCAATGGAACAAAAAATTGAACTATCTAAAAAAGAGCTTGAAATATTTTCAAATTCAATTAAACTACTTGATTTAAACTCTAGACCAATAAATGTATTAACTTCTTTATTACTTACATTAGAACAAAGAGAAAATAAATGAGCAATTTTAAAACAAAAATAATGGGTATTTTAAATGCAAATGAAGACTCATTTTTTAAAAATAGTAGATTTGATGAAAAAGATGCAATTAAAAGAATCGAAACTCTAATTAATGATGGTGCTAAGATAATTGATATTGGTGCTGTTTCAAGTAGACCAGGAAGTTTACCTGTAAAGCCTGAAGTAGAATTAGAAAGAGTAAAAAATATTGCTGATTTGATATATTCAAATAAATTATATGAAAAAGCAAAATTTTCTATTGATTCTTATGAACCTTTAGTTATTGATTATGTGTTAAATAAAGGTTTTTCAATAGTAAATGATATTACTGGTTTACAAAATGAAGAAGTAATTAAACTTTGTGCAAAATATAATGCTGCAGCAGTAATAATGCATATGCAAAAAGACCCTACTTTAATGCAAGAAAATCCTGTATATGAAGATGTTGTACTTGAAGTAAAAGAGTTCTTAAAACAACAAGCTTTAAAAGCAGAATCATTTGGAGTAAAAGAGATAATATTAGATGTTGGTATAGGTTTTGGAAAAACATTAGAACATAATTTAAAACTATTAAAAAATTTAAGAGATTTTGAAGATTTGGGTTATGAACTGTTAATTGGTGCAAGTAGAAAATCAATGATTGATAAAATTGTACCTTCATCAATAGAACAAAGACTACCTGGAACTATTGCTGTACATTTAGAATCTATAAATAATGGTGCTTCGATTATTAGATGTCATGATGTAAAAGAGCATTATCAAGCAATTAAAGTTACTGAAGCTATAAAAGAGATACAATAAAATGTATCTCTTAAAGAATTTCATGTAATGTATTTGCTTTAGCCATCCATTTTTCTAATTCTTCATAATTTTCATCTTCTACCATTTTTCTTACTTTTTTCATATGTTCTTCAAATAAGTCAATTGATTTTAATAAATTCTTTCTATTTTGTTTAAAAATATCTGTCCACATTTTTGGACTTGATTTAGCCACCCTACTCATATCTTTAAATCCACCTGCTGCTAATGCAATAATAGATTTAGGATCTTCGTGTGACATTACTGTATTTGCAAGAGAAAATGATATTGCATGTGGTAAATGAGACATAAAACAAGCATGGATATCATGCTCATCTGCATTCATTACAACTATTCTCATTCCAATTCCTTGGAATATTCTTAGTGCTTTGTTTACATGAGTATTTTCATTTTTTTCTAAATTACATAAAACTACAGTATTACCTTCATATAATCCATCAATGGCAGCTTTAGGCCCTGATTTTTCCGTACCTGTCATTGGATGTGCAGGAATAAAGTTTTCCCTTATTTGTTCTGGGATATTTTCAACAATATACTCTTTTGTAGAACCCATATCTATAATAGTAGTTTTCTTATCTATATCCTGAAGAGATGGAAACATTTTAATTATTCCATCAACAGGAATTGCTAAAATAATTACATCAGATTCTTTTTTTAAAGTCTCTAAATCAACAATTTCATCTACTAAATTTAATTCTAAAACATCTTTTTTATTTTTTTCGTTATTTATATAACCTAAAACTTTTTTTGCAATTCCATACTTTTTTAGTGCTTTTGCTAAAGAACCACCCATTAAACCGAGTCCAACTATACCTATATTCAATTTTCTCACCTCATAAAATAATTGTTTGGTGTATTATATCTTAAAGATGCTATAAACTTAATTTAGATATATTAGCTACTTTAATTATAAATGTACTAAGGATTGATGTGAAAAAAAGACTTACATTACTATCAATAGCGTTAGCTTCATTACTTCACGCAGAACAAATCAACTCAATTGAATATATTAATTTAACTAAAATTTCGTCAAAAATTGCAGATGAAACTTTAGGATTAAAACCTGGTGAAGAGTTAGATGTTAATAAAGTAAATAAAGCCTTAAAAGAGTTTTATAAATTTGGTTATTTTGATGATATTAGCGTTAAAACAGAAAATGGAAAACTACAATTTATTTTCCAAGAAAAACCTTCTATTGCAAATTTAGAAGTAAATGGCTATAAATCAAGAGAAGAAGATATCGACAGTTTAAAAGCTCTAATGGGACTTAAAAAAGGTAGTATGTATTCTACACAAAGAGCTAAAAAAGCCAAGCAAGTTTTACTTTCTGAGTTAGAAAAAGACGGCTATATTAACTCTATCGTTGAAGTAGAAGTTGAGCCTATTACTCAAAGTTCAGTATCTGTAGTATTTAATGTTAACAAAGGTGATGAAATTGTAATCAAAAAAGTTAACTATGTAGGTGCAAATAAACTTGGTTCTAGTGATTTTGAAGATGTTACGGCAAATAAAGAAGAGGATTTTATCTCTTGGTGGTTTGGGCAAAATGACGGAGAGTTAAAACTTGATCAGCTTGACTATGAAAAACCAAGAATTAATGACCTTTATTTCCAAAATGGATATTTAGATGCAAAAGTTCAAGATCCATTTTTAAAAGTAGATTTTGCTTCAAATCAAGCAAGATTAGACTTCTTTATTAATGAAGGTGAGCAATATACAACTAACTCAATAAAAATTTATGTTGATGAATCAATTTTAAAATCAAAAGATTTATACCCAGAGTTAGAACTAAAAAAAGATAGAACTTTCAATATTGCTGATTTAAGAAAAGATGTAGAATTTATCAAAACAAAAATTTCAGATTTAGGTTATGCATTTGCACAAGTTAAATATGACATCAATAAAGATAAAAAGAATGCAAAAGCTGATATTGTTTTTAATGTAATCCCTGGAAAAAAAGTTTATATCAATGATGTAAAAATTTCAGGAAACTCAAGAACATTAGATAGAGTTATTAGAAGAAATATTTATTTAGCACCTGGAGATTTATTTAGCTTAACTGATTATAAAGATTCTATTTCAAAACTAAAAAGAACTGGATATTTTGATGATGTGCAAGTAGAACAAAAAAGAATTTCTGAAGATAGAATGGACTTAGCAGTAAAAGTTGTTGAAGCAAGAACTGGTAATATCATCTTAGGTGGTGGATATGGTTCTTATGATAAAATGATGATAAATGCTGCTATTAGTGATAATAATATTTTTGGTTCTGGACTTGGAGTATCTTTATCAACTGAACTTTCAGCAAGAGAATCTGATTTTACATTTAAATTAACAAACCCAGCAATAAATGATAGTAAATATAATGGTGATATCGAAATTCATAATGAAGATACTGAGATTGATAGAGACAACTATGAATTAGATAAAAAAACAGTTGGTTTCTCTGTTGGTTTAGGTAAAGAGTTCTTTAGAAACTTCTATGCAGGTGCTAGATATAGACTTGACTTTATTGATGAAAGTTATGATTATGATGATGACTTTAAAAAAGATGCATCAAAAGAATATTATGATGATACAGATTATATAACAAGTTCTATTACTCCATATATAAATTTCAATAATACTGATGATTTCTATTTACCAAGAAGTGGTATAAAAGCTGGTACTTCATTAGAAATTGCTGGATTAGGTGGAGATTCAAAATATCTAAAATCAAGTACATACTTTAAATATTTCTATTCATTAGAGGATGCATTTGATTTAGACTGGATTTTTAGATATAAAACAAGTTTAAAAATGATTATTGATAATGGTCAAATTAATCAAGGTGATTCTTTATACTTAGGTGGTCCAAAATCACTTAGAGGATTTAAATCATATGCATTTGGTCCAGATAATGATGATGGAATCAAAGAAGATCCATATAAAAGATTATATACAAACTCAGTAGAGATGAGTTTCCCTCTTGTTGCAAGCGCTAAGATGAGATGGGGAGTATTTTATGATTATGGGATGACAGGTGAAGATAGCTTTAGTCAAGTTACTAGATCTTCAACAGGTGCATTATTTGAATGGGTATCTCCTGTAGGACCTCTTCAACTTATTTTTGCACAACCAATTGATGATGAGTCAGGGGATGATACATCATCTTTTGAATTTTCTTTAGGAAGTAGTTTTTAATGGTTAAACCAATGAATATTGA is from Arcobacter sp. CECT 8986 and encodes:
- a CDS encoding M3 family metallopeptidase translates to MFEDFNIENLENSKEILEVKIKDSKNKIEELLKIENKTYENFVMPYQEVGERLNEFITPIFHIDSVKNSNLTQNVLEECLPIISIYETELSQNDYIYTSLKDIQDKYYISLNGIQKKVLENEIRDFELSGCHLEKDKKDKLKELNLKLSELSQKFSQNLLDATNSYEMICDDYEDVKELPKSDIELASFEEDDKTKYKFTLQMPSYLAYITYGSNREKREEIYKAYCTRAPENENVINEILKLKDEKVKLLGFDCYAQYSLSRKMAKSEDEVISFLEELGQKGKQKAKEELEEVAKLAKEDGIDDIKSFDLSYYSEKLKKAKYDLDQEFYRPYLEQKSVLEGFFSFLNEVFKVEFVDITDKTKSWDEKVKVYNLKEDGKITGRIYLDLESRKSKRGGAWMNNWHTHYIDNKNKEHLPTAFIVCNFPPSKDNTPSLLRHDDVVTLFHEMGHALHHLLSKVEEPYVSGISGVAWDVVEFPSQFLEYFAYAKDVLKIFAKHYQTKEVLNDEAIQRLINAKNFQSSLAMIRQVEFALFDFKLHQKLYNNGEEIQSLLDSIRAEFSPILPPSYNKFQNGFSHIFGGGYAAGYYSYKWAEVLSADAFYMFIDSGNLFNKTLALKYKENILQKGGSENMDKLFFNFAQREPSVDSLLKIDGIIS
- the prmC gene encoding peptide chain release factor N(5)-glutamine methyltransferase encodes the protein MTIKECVKKYSSLLKNITHIPNKEVEILILHILQKNVIWLHLNYNEEFNKEKELEKLVKKRATDYPLEYLTNKASFYGEIFEVATNVLIPRPETELLVEQAVEILKDIPNPKVIEIGTGSGIISVMLAKLIKDIKIIAVDINDDALTLASKNAKRHKVEDKITFIKSDLYENVDDEEFIMTISNPPYIANNYKLPKNVEFEPRNALFGGEIGDELLKAIIEQTYKKDIPYLLCEMGYDQKRPLEEYFKKFNIENYNFYEDYSKFDRGFIIKFKKENKNV
- the hemW gene encoding radical SAM family heme chaperone HemW, with the translated sequence MLLYIHIPFCDSKCHYCAFNSYTDKFHLKHNYMKALVKQLETELKYLDDNNEKFETVFIGGGTPSSVKFEEYEKVFELITPYLKDDCEITSEANPNSASKKWLEGMKSLGVNRVSFGVQSFDNNKLKLLGRSHNNKSAITAIQNANCIGFNGINCDIIYGVQGDTLDSLKDDFDTAFSLPITHLSAYSLTIEEGTKFFNKSEVKIDDEELSYEIFDYIKSSGFGQYEISNFAKAEKFQSKHNYGYWQHKEYLGIGAGAVGYKNKQRYYPSKSIEEYISDPLNYEIENLSNDDIKVEKILLGFRCSTGVELSIFTQKELEKVEDLILNNRLKKDKTKVYNLNFLLADELALYIIE
- a CDS encoding RNA pyrophosphohydrolase produces the protein MTDKKEIIPNKNGKNYRPNVAAIVLSAKYPEKCEVFIASRTDVDNAWQFPQGGIDEGETSKQALFRELEEEIGTNKVEIIAQYPEWVSYDFPPAIAKKMQPYDGQIQKYYLVKLKKGAKININTEIPEFSEYKFVATKNIYDYITFFKRTVYKQVLKYFRKEGYI
- a CDS encoding aspartate kinase — its product is MLKVLKFGGTSVGTLERIQNVANIIKKIKDEGHDVIAVVSAMSGETNKLIEYAENFSKSPNRCEMDMLLSSGERVTSALLSIALNEQGYNAISMSGRQAGIITDEAHTKARIEGINTSSMKNAIKDGKIIVVAGFQGVTEEGRVTTLGRGGSDLTAVAIAGAIDADVCEIYTDVDGIYTTDPRIEPKAKKLDKISYDEMLELASLGAKVLQNRSVEMAKKLNVNLVSRSSFTPEIEGTLITKEENIMEKPIVSGIALDRNQIRVGLYGITDRPGIAASIFTSLADENINVDMIVQTKGTDGKTNLDFTIPTTDFEACKKVMAKFDNEDSTRIDYSDEICKVSIVGVGMKSHTGVASKAFATLAKENINIRIISTSEIKISMIILEKYAELAVRALHDVYNLDK
- a CDS encoding HobA family DNA replication regulator; its protein translation is MQEFLNWTVDIIREDKLLSPWLEEKKYEWTPLVSKSIVNILEKGCSIIIITDKERDWFLEYIFTNINSPAQNRPFLPFYDGKGFYKYLDEVKSEEDINYVKDMLNISFPNGYCFWYIGRSQNVRAIIPKVSKNSFLWLFDEEMQDAFNLRSKDEALDMKLLQMFRLYNKTLSAALFAEINVEN
- a CDS encoding DNA polymerase III subunit delta' gives rise to the protein MLNLTDIKVEASTILIVNSIEETLSYLLSILPTHSSRIIKNEEKDEFLIAQANAAIKEAYIASNSKKYIILCGKTFRSEAQNSLLKVLEEPPKNIVFIIVTTTKSTILPTIFSRMPHKYLKKSEESTSIDLDLKRLDLKDIYSFIKENQKISKQESKNIVQSMLYKAMEQKIELSKKELEIFSNSIKLLDLNSRPINVLTSLLLTLEQRENK
- the folP gene encoding dihydropteroate synthase, which encodes MSNFKTKIMGILNANEDSFFKNSRFDEKDAIKRIETLINDGAKIIDIGAVSSRPGSLPVKPEVELERVKNIADLIYSNKLYEKAKFSIDSYEPLVIDYVLNKGFSIVNDITGLQNEEVIKLCAKYNAAAVIMHMQKDPTLMQENPVYEDVVLEVKEFLKQQALKAESFGVKEIILDVGIGFGKTLEHNLKLLKNLRDFEDLGYELLIGASRKSMIDKIVPSSIEQRLPGTIAVHLESINNGASIIRCHDVKEHYQAIKVTEAIKEIQ
- a CDS encoding prephenate dehydrogenase → MRKLNIGIVGLGLMGGSLAKALKKYGIAKKVLGYINNEKNKKDVLELNLVDEIVDLETLKKESDVIILAIPVDGIIKMFPSLQDIDKKTTIIDMGSTKEYIVENIPEQIRENFIPAHPMTGTEKSGPKAAIDGLYEGNTVVLCNLEKNENTHVNKALRIFQGIGMRIVVMNADEHDIHACFMSHLPHAISFSLANTVMSHEDPKSIIALAAGGFKDMSRVAKSSPKMWTDIFKQNRKNLLKSIDLFEEHMKKVRKMVEDENYEELEKWMAKANTLHEIL
- the bamA gene encoding outer membrane protein assembly factor BamA codes for the protein MKKRLTLLSIALASLLHAEQINSIEYINLTKISSKIADETLGLKPGEELDVNKVNKALKEFYKFGYFDDISVKTENGKLQFIFQEKPSIANLEVNGYKSREEDIDSLKALMGLKKGSMYSTQRAKKAKQVLLSELEKDGYINSIVEVEVEPITQSSVSVVFNVNKGDEIVIKKVNYVGANKLGSSDFEDVTANKEEDFISWWFGQNDGELKLDQLDYEKPRINDLYFQNGYLDAKVQDPFLKVDFASNQARLDFFINEGEQYTTNSIKIYVDESILKSKDLYPELELKKDRTFNIADLRKDVEFIKTKISDLGYAFAQVKYDINKDKKNAKADIVFNVIPGKKVYINDVKISGNSRTLDRVIRRNIYLAPGDLFSLTDYKDSISKLKRTGYFDDVQVEQKRISEDRMDLAVKVVEARTGNIILGGGYGSYDKMMINAAISDNNIFGSGLGVSLSTELSARESDFTFKLTNPAINDSKYNGDIEIHNEDTEIDRDNYELDKKTVGFSVGLGKEFFRNFYAGARYRLDFIDESYDYDDDFKKDASKEYYDDTDYITSSITPYINFNNTDDFYLPRSGIKAGTSLEIAGLGGDSKYLKSSTYFKYFYSLEDAFDLDWIFRYKTSLKMIIDNGQINQGDSLYLGGPKSLRGFKSYAFGPDNDDGIKEDPYKRLYTNSVEMSFPLVASAKMRWGVFYDYGMTGEDSFSQVTRSSTGALFEWVSPVGPLQLIFAQPIDDESGDDTSSFEFSLGSSF